Proteins encoded in a region of the Clostridium beijerinckii genome:
- a CDS encoding PadR family transcriptional regulator, with protein sequence MIPLLILGLLKQNPGSYGYELLALMEERHYKYIANFTKGSFYYNLQQLEEKKYIKKVNKSDNTRETNNYIITELGDKEFEKLMYKYGSKTDYINLSFYAAMLFADEYKSEDLTKLIEIQIEQTKKKITLLEQSLEHDETISTYFRKMLENSHSHHLVNVKWFEGLLKDIRNEN encoded by the coding sequence TTGATACCATTACTAATTTTAGGTTTATTAAAACAAAACCCTGGTTCTTATGGATACGAATTATTAGCCTTAATGGAAGAGAGACACTATAAATATATAGCAAATTTCACTAAAGGTTCATTCTACTACAATCTTCAACAATTAGAAGAAAAAAAATATATTAAAAAAGTTAACAAATCAGACAATACTAGGGAGACTAATAATTACATTATAACTGAACTAGGAGATAAGGAATTTGAAAAATTAATGTATAAGTATGGATCTAAGACAGATTATATAAACTTATCTTTTTATGCAGCAATGCTATTTGCTGATGAATATAAAAGCGAGGATCTAACAAAACTAATAGAAATACAAATTGAACAAACTAAAAAGAAAATTACTTTATTAGAACAATCTCTTGAGCATGATGAAACTATTTCTACATATTTTAGAAAAATGTTGGAGAATTCCCATTCACATCATTTAGTAAATGTAAAGTGGTTTGAAGGACTATTAAAAGATATAAGAAATGAAAATTGA
- a CDS encoding LysR family transcriptional regulator: protein MNWQQLEYFKTVAETQNFTSAANLLSVTQPALSKAISKLEEELNVPLFEKNGRNIRLTRFGDMFLIRANAAIREINEGVKELQDIINPMAGTVSVSSLYTIGTHFIPSIISDFLKESPNTKFEFGIESTSNILNGLKAGKFDLGFYDEFGDIKEYEEIESIPIKNEELVIIVPKNHHLADKREVLLKDLKEESFVFFSEGIKGKMCSIFKSAGFIPKVSMKPSESSMVVTGFVSAGLGISIVPDTPNLITDGLSVLRIKEPYCYRTVHMGWLKNGYMIPSAKIFKDFVIEVSSKIDI from the coding sequence ATGAACTGGCAGCAATTAGAATATTTTAAAACTGTAGCGGAAACACAGAATTTTACATCAGCAGCTAATTTGCTTTCCGTAACACAGCCAGCCTTGAGTAAAGCTATTTCAAAATTAGAAGAAGAGCTAAATGTACCATTATTTGAAAAAAATGGTCGTAATATAAGATTAACCCGTTTTGGAGATATGTTTTTAATACGTGCAAATGCTGCAATAAGAGAGATAAATGAAGGAGTAAAGGAATTACAGGATATAATTAATCCTATGGCAGGTACAGTTTCCGTATCTTCCCTTTACACTATTGGAACACATTTTATTCCTTCGATTATAAGTGATTTTTTGAAGGAAAGTCCAAATACGAAATTCGAGTTTGGGATTGAATCAACTTCCAATATCTTAAACGGCCTTAAGGCTGGGAAGTTTGATTTAGGCTTTTATGATGAATTCGGAGATATTAAAGAATATGAGGAAATCGAGTCAATTCCTATAAAAAATGAGGAACTTGTTATAATAGTACCTAAAAATCATCACCTTGCTGATAAAAGAGAAGTATTACTAAAAGATTTAAAAGAAGAATCTTTTGTGTTTTTTTCAGAAGGAATAAAAGGAAAAATGTGTTCTATTTTTAAAAGTGCTGGTTTTATTCCCAAAGTATCTATGAAACCTAGTGAGAGCAGTATGGTTGTAACAGGTTTTGTTAGTGCAGGTCTTGGTATTTCTATAGTTCCCGATACCCCTAATTTAATAACTGATGGATTATCAGTACTAAGAATAAAAGAACCTTACTGTTATAGAACAGTGCATATGGGATGGCTGAAGAATGGATATATGATTCCTTCTGCAAAAATATTTAAAGATTTTGTTATTGAAGTCTCCTCAAAAATCGATATTTAA
- a CDS encoding TetR/AcrR family transcriptional regulator has translation MNEKDPRAVRTKNLIKESFVQLLEEKDFKYITIKDITTKATINRATFYAHYLDKYILLEELVIDCFEEMLPIEILSATDLNEEIIKELIFFLYEYNISFYQKRKIDSTSIASTVDNLLKYKIDNLIEKILNSMVSRNELDSKDTNILVKLISSSVYSCAQYCYFSKNDKEYNIEKTISFIMNGIKAVK, from the coding sequence ATGAATGAAAAAGATCCAAGAGCAGTAAGAACTAAAAATTTGATTAAAGAATCGTTTGTCCAATTACTTGAGGAAAAAGATTTTAAATATATAACAATTAAAGATATTACAACAAAGGCAACTATAAATAGAGCAACTTTTTATGCTCATTATTTAGATAAGTATATTTTGCTAGAAGAACTTGTTATAGATTGTTTTGAAGAAATGTTACCAATAGAAATTTTAAGCGCTACAGATTTAAATGAAGAAATTATAAAGGAACTTATTTTCTTCCTTTATGAATACAATATTTCATTTTATCAAAAGCGTAAAATTGATTCTACATCTATAGCTTCTACTGTAGATAATTTATTAAAATATAAAATAGACAATCTTATTGAAAAAATATTAAATAGTATGGTATCTAGAAATGAGTTAGATTCTAAAGACACAAATATATTAGTCAAACTAATTTCCTCATCAGTATATAGTTGTGCTCAATATTGCTATTTTAGTAAGAATGATAAAGAATACAATATCGAAAAAACTATTAGCTTTATTATGAATGGGATTAAAGCTGTTAAATAA
- a CDS encoding MerR family transcriptional regulator, whose protein sequence is MTYSIKDISEMFNISIYTIRFYDKEGLMPFVLRNKAGNRVFTESDVGLFRTICCLKNTGMQIKDIKKYIDLCMEGASTIDLREKLLLEHQEVIINQINALNKNLDHIRTKIEKYQSPNAFEIISEERKKVYEEKCENHLL, encoded by the coding sequence TTGACTTATAGTATTAAAGATATATCAGAAATGTTTAATATATCCATATACACAATTCGCTTCTATGATAAAGAAGGACTTATGCCATTTGTTCTAAGAAATAAAGCGGGAAACAGAGTGTTTACAGAGTCAGATGTAGGCCTGTTTAGGACAATTTGTTGTCTAAAGAACACAGGCATGCAAATTAAAGATATTAAAAAGTACATAGACTTATGTATGGAAGGTGCTAGCACTATAGATCTAAGAGAAAAATTACTTTTAGAACATCAAGAGGTAATTATAAACCAAATAAATGCTCTTAATAAAAATCTAGATCATATTCGTACAAAAATTGAAAAGTATCAATCTCCTAATGCTTTCGAAATTATTAGTGAAGAAAGAAAAAAAGTTTATGAGGAGAAATGTGAGAATCACTTATTATAA
- a CDS encoding EFR1 family ferrodoxin (N-terminal region resembles flavodoxins. C-terminal ferrodoxin region binds two 4Fe-4S clusters.) — protein MKILYFTATGNSLYIAKSLGSDYYSIPKLIKEGKYDLEDEKIGIVFPIYGGGVPKIVEEFLNKAKFKSKYIFGIATYGMYAGAATRHLLEIGNRNGIEFSYINEIVMIDNYLPGFDINKELEKEPKKKIEENLEKIIKDINEEKKYIKKHSFIASGLRILIEKLSYDDQFEKNFIVENTCTGCKTCEKVCPVNNIKVDKKPVFMNNCQRCLACTNNCPHNAIRVKKEKSKTRFINQNVTLKEIINANN, from the coding sequence ATGAAAATTTTATATTTCACAGCAACAGGTAATAGTTTATATATAGCAAAAAGCCTTGGAAGTGATTATTATTCAATTCCTAAATTAATAAAAGAAGGTAAATATGATTTAGAAGACGAAAAAATCGGGATTGTATTTCCAATTTATGGTGGAGGGGTTCCTAAAATCGTTGAAGAATTTCTAAATAAAGCAAAATTTAAAAGTAAATATATTTTTGGAATAGCAACTTATGGAATGTATGCAGGAGCTGCAACAAGACATCTTTTAGAAATCGGAAATAGAAATGGAATTGAATTTTCTTATATTAATGAAATAGTTATGATTGATAATTATCTTCCAGGGTTTGATATAAATAAGGAGCTAGAAAAAGAACCTAAGAAAAAGATAGAAGAGAACTTAGAAAAAATAATTAAAGATATTAATGAAGAAAAGAAATATATTAAAAAACATTCTTTTATTGCAAGTGGTCTTAGAATACTAATTGAAAAATTGTCTTATGATGATCAATTTGAAAAGAATTTTATTGTAGAAAATACTTGTACTGGCTGCAAAACTTGTGAAAAAGTGTGCCCTGTAAATAATATAAAAGTAGATAAGAAACCCGTATTTATGAACAATTGTCAGAGATGTTTGGCATGTACTAATAATTGTCCACATAATGCAATAAGAGTTAAAAAGGAAAAAAGTAAAACTAGATTTATTAATCAAAATGTTACATTGAAGGAAATAATAAATGCAAACAATTAA
- a CDS encoding SDR family oxidoreductase — translation MSKTVLVTGGTGFVGTHIIFQLLQGGYKVKTTLRSLKSKDKVIDTLKVNGITAFENLQFVEADLSKDDNWEEAMKGCEYVLSVASPVFFTIPKDENEMMRPAVNGIIRVLKAAKNANVKRVVMTSNFGAVGFSNKNSNIVTTEEDWTDPNEKGLSAYEKSKLLAEHAAWDFIKKEGGNLEFATVNPVAILGPSLSNHVSGSFGLIQHLLDDSMKAIPNIPLNIVDVRDVADLHIRAMTNPNANGQRFIASSDGQISLPEIAELFKNSNPNIANKVPTKTLPNWIIYFAALFNKQAKEATLLLRMNRNVSNSKAKKILGWKPIATKEEAILASLKSMIEYEIIK, via the coding sequence ATGTCAAAAACTGTTTTAGTGACAGGTGGCACAGGTTTTGTTGGTACACATATAATTTTTCAATTATTGCAAGGGGGTTATAAAGTAAAAACAACCCTACGCTCCTTAAAGAGCAAAGATAAAGTAATTGATACGTTAAAAGTTAACGGTATAACTGCCTTTGAAAATCTCCAATTTGTTGAAGCAGATTTATCAAAAGATGATAATTGGGAAGAAGCTATGAAAGGTTGTGAATATGTATTAAGCGTAGCATCACCAGTATTTTTTACGATTCCAAAAGATGAAAATGAAATGATGCGCCCTGCAGTGAATGGAATAATTCGTGTGCTAAAAGCTGCTAAAAATGCTAATGTTAAACGTGTTGTAATGACTTCAAATTTTGGTGCAGTTGGATTTAGCAATAAGAACTCAAATATTGTTACAACAGAAGAAGATTGGACAGACCCAAATGAAAAAGGTTTATCAGCTTATGAAAAATCAAAATTATTAGCAGAACATGCAGCTTGGGATTTTATAAAAAAAGAAGGTGGCAATTTAGAATTTGCTACCGTAAATCCTGTTGCTATTTTAGGACCTTCTTTAAGCAATCACGTTTCAGGTAGCTTTGGGCTTATACAACATTTATTAGACGACTCCATGAAGGCAATTCCTAATATACCATTAAATATTGTTGATGTTCGAGACGTAGCTGATTTACATATTCGTGCAATGACAAATCCTAATGCAAACGGCCAGCGCTTTATAGCATCATCAGATGGTCAAATTTCTTTGCCTGAAATTGCAGAACTCTTTAAAAATAGTAATCCCAATATTGCGAATAAAGTTCCTACAAAAACCTTACCTAATTGGATTATTTATTTTGCAGCATTATTTAATAAGCAAGCAAAAGAAGCAACCCTTCTTTTAAGGATGAACCGAAATGTGAGTAATTCAAAGGCTAAAAAAATTCTAGGTTGGAAACCCATTGCAACTAAAGAAGAAGCTATTCTTGCTTCACTAAAAAGTATGATTGAATATGAAATTATAAAATAA
- a CDS encoding flavodoxin family protein, whose product MPKVVILNGSPRKNGYTTKLLEQVAKGAKSKGAEIIEFDLNDSGIRGCQGCFYCRTHDGCAIKDYLQPMYKVIAEADAIVFGSPIYYYQITGQAKIWLDRTFPMVGDNFAPRHPDKKVISIFTQGSPNPEMGAENIKAVNSMFVAYGWELEDSILCCGTTNFHSEKLERYDSNLEQFEELSLRAFKDGENLVR is encoded by the coding sequence ATGCCAAAAGTTGTTATTCTCAACGGCAGCCCAAGAAAAAATGGGTATACTACAAAATTGTTAGAACAAGTAGCAAAAGGAGCGAAATCTAAAGGTGCCGAAATAATTGAATTCGATTTAAATGATTCTGGAATTCGTGGCTGTCAAGGGTGCTTCTATTGCCGTACACATGATGGTTGTGCGATTAAAGATTATTTACAGCCAATGTATAAGGTTATTGCTGAGGCAGATGCTATTGTATTTGGTTCTCCAATCTATTATTACCAAATTACAGGTCAAGCAAAAATTTGGTTAGATCGTACATTTCCAATGGTTGGAGATAATTTTGCACCGAGACATCCCGATAAAAAGGTAATATCGATATTTACTCAAGGTAGTCCAAATCCTGAAATGGGTGCAGAGAACATTAAAGCTGTTAATAGTATGTTTGTAGCATATGGCTGGGAACTAGAAGATAGTATTCTTTGTTGTGGAACTACAAATTTTCATTCAGAAAAGCTTGAGAGGTATGATTCTAATTTAGAGCAGTTCGAGGAACTATCTTTGAGAGCATTTAAGGATGGAGAAAATCTAGTTAGGTAA
- a CDS encoding TetR/AcrR family transcriptional regulator, translating into MTNKECSVHNTENIPQPDDNNSKSLRADAKQNREQILDAAYKIFSEKGTSIPISEIARQAGVGIGTVYRHFPNKEALFEAVNINYKQQLTKRAKSLINNIDPGEAFFNFFTHIIEDGFTNKALKDALNTGMTDFDVLQDFQSTFATLLTSAQQAKAVREDIDIKDLITLMMSLLFAIEQRKGDWDIERFNKLMSIVIDGLRYKDTNNKST; encoded by the coding sequence ATGACAAATAAAGAGTGCTCTGTACACAATACAGAGAATATTCCGCAGCCTGATGATAATAATTCAAAATCCTTGCGAGCGGATGCAAAACAAAATAGAGAGCAAATACTTGATGCGGCATATAAGATTTTTTCTGAAAAAGGAACGTCAATTCCTATAAGTGAAATTGCTCGTCAGGCTGGTGTAGGCATTGGTACAGTATACCGCCATTTTCCAAACAAAGAAGCACTATTTGAGGCAGTAAATATTAATTATAAACAGCAGCTTACAAAAAGAGCTAAGTCTCTAATTAATAATATTGATCCAGGTGAAGCTTTTTTTAATTTCTTTACACATATCATAGAAGATGGATTTACTAACAAGGCGTTAAAAGATGCTTTAAATACCGGAATGACAGATTTTGATGTGCTACAGGATTTTCAGTCAACATTTGCTACTCTCCTCACCAGTGCTCAGCAAGCCAAGGCTGTACGTGAAGATATAGATATAAAGGATTTAATTACCCTTATGATGAGTCTTCTGTTTGCTATAGAACAGCGTAAAGGTGATTGGGATATCGAACGATTCAATAAATTAATGTCCATTGTTATCGATGGACTTCGTTATAAAGATACCAATAATAAGTCAACATAA
- a CDS encoding ketopantoate reductase family protein, protein MKILMIGRGVISTQYGWALEQAGNDVTFYVRKGRINQYGDIVNLKILDGRKNKKGDLVNKVWKIKMIEELSSDHDFDLIMISVNHNQLSTIINWLEPLVKNSTVLIFNNIINEPLNSIGSIPKEQVVWGFPGAGGSFINKNTLDGGFMKNIFMGFVDNTTNKSRYDMVTRLFKNSGFGISEQKDMRNWLWFHVITNASMMAAASKVGSLNNLFDSANALKDFALILRELTPLMAAKGSKVSTIINIAVNLPAGLVAFVMKLALAEGKLPREIMRSASGSENLKAESNVIFVRDTLAEARRLGISIPRLESLDSPIYK, encoded by the coding sequence ATGAAAATTTTAATGATAGGTAGAGGAGTAATTTCAACACAATATGGATGGGCTTTAGAACAAGCAGGGAATGATGTGACATTTTACGTGCGTAAAGGAAGAATCAATCAGTATGGTGATATAGTGAATTTAAAAATATTAGATGGCAGAAAGAATAAAAAAGGTGATTTAGTAAATAAAGTTTGGAAAATTAAAATGATAGAAGAATTGTCATCTGACCATGATTTTGATTTGATTATGATAAGCGTAAATCATAATCAATTAAGTACTATAATAAATTGGTTAGAACCACTTGTTAAGAATTCAACTGTTTTAATATTTAATAATATTATTAATGAGCCTTTAAACTCAATTGGATCAATTCCAAAAGAGCAAGTTGTTTGGGGATTCCCTGGAGCTGGTGGATCTTTTATAAATAAAAACACATTAGATGGTGGGTTCATGAAAAACATATTTATGGGCTTCGTTGATAATACTACTAATAAATCTAGATATGATATGGTGACTCGCTTATTTAAAAACTCAGGTTTTGGTATTTCTGAACAGAAAGATATGCGTAATTGGCTATGGTTTCACGTAATTACTAACGCAAGCATGATGGCGGCAGCATCAAAAGTAGGTTCGCTTAATAATCTATTTGATTCTGCAAATGCCCTTAAAGATTTTGCTTTAATATTAAGGGAACTTACACCATTGATGGCAGCTAAGGGCTCTAAGGTTAGTACAATAATAAACATCGCAGTGAATTTACCTGCAGGTCTTGTGGCTTTTGTAATGAAATTAGCATTAGCTGAAGGTAAGCTGCCAAGAGAAATAATGAGAAGTGCTAGTGGGAGTGAAAATCTAAAAGCTGAAAGTAATGTGATATTTGTGCGCGATACTCTTGCTGAAGCACGTAGGCTTGGGATATCCATTCCTAGGCTTGAATCTTTAGACTCACCTATTTATAAATAA
- a CDS encoding TetR/AcrR family transcriptional regulator: MVNKSTNIQNMITKESIFTSLMILMEKKNFKEISITEITKKAGVSRMAFYRNYNIKEDIITTYLDELFNEYSKEVMQKETLYNYENLRLYFSYFRKHEKLISNLINSSLTNILLEKCIESFYELSQTIFCKNSLLPEKHKFWIEYMAGGLYNVLIEWAKNGMKQSDDYMATTVSEFINK, translated from the coding sequence ATGGTAAATAAATCTACTAATATACAGAATATGATAACAAAGGAAAGTATTTTTACTTCACTTATGATTTTAATGGAAAAAAAGAATTTCAAAGAAATTTCCATTACAGAAATAACAAAAAAAGCTGGAGTCTCTCGAATGGCTTTTTATAGAAATTATAATATAAAGGAAGATATTATAACCACATACCTTGATGAACTCTTTAATGAATATTCAAAGGAAGTAATGCAAAAAGAAACCCTATACAATTATGAAAATCTACGCCTATACTTTTCTTACTTTAGAAAACATGAAAAATTAATTTCTAATTTAATAAATTCCAGTTTAACTAATATACTTCTTGAAAAATGTATTGAATCTTTTTATGAGCTATCCCAAACGATTTTCTGCAAGAATTCACTTCTTCCAGAGAAGCATAAATTTTGGATTGAGTATATGGCAGGTGGATTATATAATGTATTAATTGAATGGGCTAAAAATGGTATGAAACAAAGTGATGACTATATGGCAACGACAGTTTCTGAATTTATAAATAAGTAA
- a CDS encoding sialate O-acetylesterase: MIKSFLMIGQSNMAGRGFIHEVPPIYNERIQMLRNGRWQMMTEPINYDRPVSGISLAGSFADAWSRQNQEDTIGLIPCAEGGSTLDEWAVDGVLFRHAINEAKFAMESSKLTGILWHQGESDSINGNYKVYYNKLLLIIEAFRKELNALDIPIIIGGLGDFLGKEGFGKSCTEYKFINEELQKFAFEQDNCFFVTASGLTSNPDGIHIDAISQRKFGLRYFEAFSNRQHVLKPLINEDELLNLNNARTHTKNEKIYIKSMEFALGKISYEEFVSQFMQTNND, translated from the coding sequence ATGATTAAATCGTTTTTAATGATAGGACAGTCAAATATGGCTGGGCGTGGATTTATTCATGAGGTACCCCCAATTTATAATGAAAGAATACAAATGCTGCGTAATGGTAGATGGCAGATGATGACGGAGCCAATCAATTATGACAGGCCTGTTTCGGGAATAAGTCTCGCTGGTTCATTTGCAGATGCATGGAGTCGTCAAAATCAAGAAGATACTATTGGTTTAATTCCTTGTGCTGAAGGTGGAAGCACACTAGATGAGTGGGCTGTAGACGGAGTGCTTTTTAGACATGCTATAAATGAAGCTAAATTTGCTATGGAAAGTAGCAAGCTCACAGGAATTTTATGGCATCAAGGAGAAAGTGATAGTATTAATGGTAACTATAAAGTATATTATAATAAATTACTTTTAATTATTGAGGCTTTTAGAAAAGAGTTGAATGCTCTAGATATTCCAATTATCATTGGTGGATTAGGAGATTTTTTAGGTAAAGAAGGATTTGGGAAAAGTTGCACTGAATATAAATTCATTAATGAAGAGTTACAAAAGTTTGCTTTTGAACAAGATAATTGTTTCTTTGTTACAGCATCAGGTTTAACTTCTAATCCTGATGGTATTCATATTGATGCAATTTCTCAAAGAAAATTTGGTTTACGTTATTTCGAGGCCTTTTCTAATAGACAACATGTATTGAAGCCATTAATTAACGAAGATGAGTTGCTGAATTTAAATAATGCTAGAACACATACTAAAAATGAAAAGATATATATAAAAAGTATGGAGTTTGCATTAGGAAAAATATCATATGAGGAATTTGTATCTCAATTCATGCAAACCAACAATGATTAA
- the lysS gene encoding lysine--tRNA ligase — MYEQYENLNELENIMTNANEFIVERIKKLNKLSELGINPYPYNYDFNKKTYTKEICDNFDTIDESKVFSLAGRIMFLRRMGNATFANIVDERGNIQIFFSKKLIGSENYNVLKLIDVGDIVGVEGTVFKTQTGEITIRANKFELLSKSIRTLPEKYHGIQDSDLRQRHRSLDMIMNSDVKERFIKRSKAITVIREYLNNMNFIECDTPVLDTKYGGGEAKPFKTFVNDLDSEVYMNVSPELYLKRLIVGGIERVYTFARSFRNEGIDRTHYPEFTLMECYMSYADYEDMMRIMEGIYEYVFMSVNGSTKIKYGEEEIDFKAPWKRETMCNLVKQDTGIDVENFTKEEIISKIKENSLLLEEQNEGLNINEASKGELITNLFEAYSEKKLIQPTFVIDFPKESSPLCKVHRENPDLIERFEPYAYGVELGNAYSELNDPLRQRILLHDQAEKLRGGLETASPMDEEFAIAIDTAMPPTGGLGIGIDRMIMFLTGSNTIKDVIAFPLVKR; from the coding sequence ATGTATGAGCAATATGAAAATCTAAATGAATTAGAAAATATAATGACAAATGCAAATGAATTTATAGTGGAGAGAATAAAAAAGTTAAATAAACTTAGTGAGTTAGGAATAAATCCATATCCTTATAATTACGATTTTAACAAAAAAACTTATACAAAAGAGATATGTGATAATTTTGATACTATTGATGAAAGTAAAGTGTTTTCTTTAGCAGGAAGAATAATGTTTCTTAGAAGAATGGGAAATGCAACTTTTGCTAATATAGTAGATGAAAGAGGAAATATACAGATATTTTTTAGTAAAAAGTTAATTGGAAGTGAAAATTACAATGTCTTAAAATTAATCGATGTCGGCGATATTGTTGGGGTAGAGGGAACTGTATTTAAGACTCAGACGGGAGAAATAACTATTAGAGCAAACAAATTTGAATTGTTATCTAAATCGATAAGAACCCTTCCTGAAAAATATCATGGGATTCAAGATTCAGATTTAAGACAAAGACATAGATCTTTAGATATGATAATGAATTCAGACGTTAAAGAAAGATTTATTAAACGTTCTAAAGCAATTACTGTAATTAGAGAGTATTTAAATAATATGAATTTTATTGAATGTGATACTCCTGTACTTGACACTAAATATGGTGGAGGAGAAGCAAAACCATTTAAAACTTTTGTTAATGATTTAGACTCAGAAGTATATATGAATGTTTCTCCAGAATTATATTTAAAAAGACTTATTGTTGGAGGAATAGAAAGAGTTTATACATTTGCAAGATCTTTTAGAAATGAAGGAATTGATAGAACACATTATCCAGAATTTACTCTAATGGAATGTTACATGTCTTATGCGGATTATGAAGATATGATGAGAATTATGGAAGGAATATATGAATATGTGTTTATGTCTGTTAATGGCTCTACTAAAATAAAATATGGTGAAGAAGAAATTGATTTTAAAGCTCCATGGAAGAGAGAAACTATGTGCAATCTTGTAAAACAAGATACAGGAATTGATGTGGAGAATTTCACTAAAGAAGAAATTATAAGTAAAATTAAAGAGAATTCTCTTTTGCTTGAAGAACAAAATGAAGGTTTAAATATAAATGAGGCTTCTAAAGGAGAATTAATAACAAATCTTTTTGAAGCATATAGCGAGAAGAAATTAATACAACCTACTTTTGTTATAGACTTTCCAAAAGAATCATCACCACTTTGTAAAGTTCATAGAGAAAATCCAGATTTAATTGAAAGATTTGAACCATATGCCTATGGAGTAGAGCTTGGAAATGCTTATTCAGAATTAAATGATCCATTAAGGCAGCGTATATTATTACATGACCAAGCTGAAAAATTAAGAGGAGGACTAGAAACAGCAAGTCCAATGGACGAAGAATTTGCTATAGCTATTGACACAGCAATGCCACCAACTGGAGGCCTCGGTATCGGTATTGATAGAATGATAATGTTTCTAACTGGATCAAATACAATAAAGGATGTTATTGCATTTCCTTTAGTTAAAAGATAA
- a CDS encoding nuclear transport factor 2 family protein, translating into MNEENKNIRSPREIFELAQTMFLNKDLSSFSDLFASDGILELPFHIQKSMRLIQGRENIRNYLAMMPAALLKPIGYKSMTIHETSNPEIIIAEYDMYGEVTANNKPFQRRYLQVVEVRNGEVITLRDYWNPIDTFEILDRLPKRCTILTQK; encoded by the coding sequence ATGAATGAAGAAAATAAAAATATCAGAAGTCCAAGGGAAATATTTGAACTTGCCCAAACTATGTTTCTAAATAAGGACTTGAGCAGTTTTTCTGACTTATTTGCAAGTGATGGTATATTGGAATTGCCGTTTCATATTCAAAAATCAATGAGGTTAATTCAGGGACGTGAGAATATTCGTAATTATCTTGCGATGATGCCAGCTGCACTTTTAAAACCAATAGGATATAAATCCATGACAATACATGAGACAAGCAATCCTGAAATTATTATAGCTGAGTATGATATGTACGGTGAAGTTACGGCTAATAACAAGCCTTTTCAGAGGAGGTATCTTCAAGTTGTTGAGGTTCGTAATGGCGAAGTTATAACTTTACGCGACTATTGGAATCCTATTGATACTTTCGAAATACTTGATCGTTTGCCTAAACGTTGCACTATTCTTACACAAAAGTAA
- a CDS encoding nitroreductase family protein, with protein MNEIIQNILTRRSIRTYKEDQISDADLNTVLEAAQFAPTAMGKQGWHFTAVQNKEKIEKLISAIKEAMLKSSIEQYRKMGENPNFNPFYNAPTIVITSYDKTLPTKESDCAAALQNMLLAAHSLNIGSCWIHILAITGEDPKVKSVLTELGVPEDYAVFGTAVLGYNSKEETKAAPRKEGTFNIVK; from the coding sequence ATGAATGAAATAATTCAAAATATCTTAACAAGAAGAAGTATAAGAACTTATAAAGAAGATCAAATTTCTGATGCGGACTTAAATACTGTTTTAGAGGCTGCCCAATTTGCTCCAACAGCTATGGGCAAACAAGGCTGGCATTTCACAGCAGTTCAAAATAAAGAAAAGATTGAAAAGCTAATTTCTGCAATAAAAGAAGCTATGTTAAAGTCGTCTATAGAACAATATAGAAAAATGGGTGAAAATCCTAATTTTAATCCATTTTATAATGCACCTACAATAGTCATTACATCTTATGATAAAACTTTACCTACAAAGGAATCTGATTGTGCTGCTGCACTTCAAAACATGCTTTTAGCTGCTCATTCACTTAATATTGGATCTTGCTGGATTCATATATTAGCTATTACTGGAGAAGATCCTAAAGTTAAAAGCGTACTTACAGAACTAGGTGTTCCTGAAGATTATGCAGTGTTTGGTACTGCTGTTTTGGGCTATAACAGTAAAGAAGAAACTAAAGCAGCACCTAGAAAAGAAGGAACTTTTAATATAGTAAAATAA